Proteins from one Mus caroli chromosome 3, CAROLI_EIJ_v1.1, whole genome shotgun sequence genomic window:
- the LOC110291624 gene encoding vomeronasal type-2 receptor 1-like — MASQKIYLILGLTVFLWGGLYAQDNLENVTCKLLRKFNLSGYVEAENHSMVIGGLFPIHSRTIPTNNSDEVPISAMCEGFNFRGFRWMKTMIHTIKEINERKDILPNHTLGYQIFDTCFSVSKAMETALAFLTGQEENKPNYRNSTGKYLVGIIGAGGSSLSVAAARILGLYYIPQVGYTSSCAILSDTFQFPSFYRSIPSDKFQSEAMASLIKHFGWVWVGTIASDDDYGKYGVKSLRERMETLNLCVAFSETIPKVYSNEKMQKAIKAIKSSTAKVIVLFSTDIDLSPFVLEVIHHNITDRTWIASEAWITSALIAKPEYFPYFGGTIGFAXPRSVIPGLKEFLYDVHPSKDPNDVLTIEFWQTAFNCTWPNSSVPYNVDHRVNMTGKEXRLYDMSDQLCTGEEKLEDLKNTYLDTSQLRITNNVKQAVYLMAYALDRLSTCDLLEEQRHDTKCSHIPDFEPRELMSYFKKLKITTHDGAEIELDLNGDVGKGYYDILNWHMGNTGEITFVKVGEYKYTSTKFELVLPKNSSLFWNTESSMLPDSVCTKLCAPGTRRGIRQGQPVCCFNCIPCADGYVSEKSGQRECDPCGEDDWSNADKSKCVPKLVEFLAYEEALGFTLVILSIFGALVVLAVTVVYVIHRHTPLVKANDRELSFLIQMSLVITVLSSLLFIGKPCNWSCMARQITLALGFCLCLSSILGKTISLFFAYRISVSKTRLISMHPIFRKLIILICVVGEIGICAAYLVLEPPRMFKNIEIQNVKIIFECNEGSIEFLCSIFGFDXLLALLCFLTTFVARQLPDNYYEGKCITFGMLVFFIVWISFVPAYLSTKGKFKVAVEIFAILASSYGLLGCLFLPKCFIILLRPKRNTDETVGGRVPTVDRSIQLTSASVSSELNNTTVSTVLDE; from the exons ATGGCTAGCCAAAAGATATACTTAATTCTGGGGTTAACTGTCTTTCTATGGGGTGGATTATATGCTCAAGATAACCTTGAAAATGTGACATGCAAGTTGCTGCGCAAGTTCAATTTGTCTGGATATGTAGAAGCTGAAAACCATTCTATGGTTATTGGAGGACTATTTCCTATTCACTCTAGAACCATCCCAACAAATAACTCTGACGAAGTACCCATATCAGCCATGTGTGAGGG GTTTAATTTCCGGGGTTTCCGCTGGATGAAAACCATGATCCACACCATCAAGGAGATTAATGAGAGGAAGGATATTTTGCCCAACCACACTCTGGGCTACCAGATCTTCGAcacctgtttctctgtctccaaaGCAATGGAGACGGCTTTGGCATTTCTTAcaggacaggaagaaaacaagCCCAATTATAGAAACAGCACTGGGAAATATCTGGTAGGAATTATTGGAGCAGGAGGCTCATCCTTGTCCGTTGCTGCTGCAAGAATTCTGGGGTTGTATTACATTCCTCAG gtgGGCTATACTTCTTCCTGTGCAATTCTTAGTGACACATTCCAGTTTCCATCTTTTTATCGCTCAATACCCAGTGATAAATTTCAGTCTGAAGCCATGGCGAGTCTTATCAAACACTTTGGTTGGGTCTGGGTAGGTACTATTGCATCTGATGATGATTATGGAAAATATGGAGTAAAATCCCTTAGGGAAAGAATGGAGACTCTCAACCTCTGTGTTGCTTTCTCTGAAACCATTCCAAAAGTCTACTCCaatgagaaaatgcaaaaagctatTAAGGCAATAAAAAGTTCCACTGCCAAAGTCATTGTGCTTTTTTCAACTGACATTGACCTCAGCCCCTTTGTGCTGGAAGTGATTCATCATAACATAACTGACAGGACATGGATAGCCAGTGAAGCCTGGATTACCTCTGCTCTCATTGCAAAGCCTGAGTATTTCCCCTATTTTGGTGGAACTATTGGATTTGCAANACCGAGAAGTGTTATACCAGGACTAAAAGAATTTCTTTATGATGTACACCCTAGCAAGGATCCAAATGATGTCTTGACCATTGAATTCTGGCAAACTGCTTTTAACTGTACCTGGCCCAACAGCAGTGTGCCTTACAATGTGGACCACAGAGTGAATATGACTGGTAAAGAAGANAGATTGTATGACATGTCTGATCAGCTCTGCACTGGAGAGGAGAAGCTGGAAGATCTGAAAAATACCTATCTGGATACATCACAGCTAAGAATCACAAACAATGTCAAACAAGCTGTGTATCTTATGGCTTATGCCCTGGATCGTTTAAGCACTTGTGACTTATTGGAAGAACAGAGGCATGATACAAAATGTTCACATATACCTGACTTTGAGCCCAGAGAG CTAATGAGTTACTTTAAGAAGTTGAAAATTACTACACATGATGGAGCAGAAATAGAACTTGATTTGAATGGAGATGTAGGCAAGGGATATTATGATATCCTCAATTGGCACATGGGTAATACTGGAGAAATCACCTTTGTCAAGGTTGGAGAATACAAATATACATCCACAAAGTTTGAACTTGTTCTTCCAAAGAACTCATCATTGTTTTGGAACACTGAATCTTCAATG CTTCCAGATTCAGTCTGCACAAAACTGTGTGCTCCAGGGACCCGAAGGGGGATTCGACAGGGACAACCCGTATGCTGCTTTAATTGTATCCCATGTGCTGATGGATATGTGTCAGAGAAATCAG gacaaagagAATGTGATCCATGCGGTGAAGATGACTGGTCCAATGCAGATAAGAGCAAGTGTGTGCCAAAGCTTGTGGAATTCCTCGCTTATGAAGAGGCACTGGGGTTTACTCTTGTCATCCTGTCCATCTTTGGGGCACTTGTGGTCTTGGCAGTAACTGTTGTGTATGTAATCCACAGACACACTCCATTGGTGAAAGCCAATGACCGGGAGCTGAGCTTCCTCATTCAGATGTCTCTGGTCATCACTGTACTGTCATCCTTGCTGTTCATAGGCAAGCCATGCAACTGGTCCTGCATGGCCCGCCAGATCACTCTGGCACTGGGCTTTTGCCTTTGTCTGTCTTCCATTCTTGGAAAGACTATTTCACTCTTTTTTGCCTATAGGATTTCCGTATCTAAAACCCGTCTTATATCCATGCACCCCATTTTTCGAAAATTAATTATACTGATCTGCGTTGTAGGGGAGATTGGTATATGTGCAGCTTACTTGGTGTTGGAGCCTCCAAGGATGTTCAAGAACAttgaaattcaaaatgtaaagatCATCTTTGAATGCAATGAAGGTTCTATAGAGTTTCTGTGCTCCATATTTGGGTTTGATNTTCTTCTGGCTCTGCTGTGTTTTCTTACAACCTTTGTGGCTCGCCAGCTGCCAGATAACTATTATGAAGGGAAATGTATCACTTTTGGAATGCTGGTCTTTTTCATTGTCTGGATCTCTTTTGTCCCTGCTTACTTGAGCACCAAAGGCAAATTCAAAGTGGCTGTGGAAATATTTGCCATTTTGGCATCTAGCTATGGCCTGTTAGGCTGTCTATTTCTTCCCAAGTGCTTCATTATCTTGCTGAGGCCAAAGAGGAACACTGATGAAACTGTTGGTGGAAGAGTCCCGACTGTTGACAGGAGCATCCAGCTGACCTCAGCTTCTGTGAGCAGTGAGCTTAACAACACTACAGTGTCCACTGTTCTGGATGAGTAG